One window of Nicotiana tomentosiformis chromosome 11, ASM39032v3, whole genome shotgun sequence genomic DNA carries:
- the LOC138901396 gene encoding uncharacterized protein, giving the protein MNVIGNGKYGKYVLKTDVQTHFHLQTKFHPNKFFITNLEIYSQTLAQSLTSRGRGRGRGSSSGGNQNSSYSLASQKDQESSPDVVTDPASTLSCITPFVVGKFVCGRQTSADLVELEMLDFDAIMGMDWLAACYATVHCRATTARFHFLGEPVLEWVGNTATPRGRFISYLKAMKMFAKGCIYHIVRVRDADAEIPTLQSIPVVKEYADVFLDELPAYLGHIVCDGDIKVYTQKIEDVKSWPRPTTPTEKATKFQWTEDCKKSFQELKNRLNSGPVLTLPEGQDGYAMYCDASGVELGCVMM; this is encoded by the exons atgaatgttattggtAATGGGAAATatgggaaatatgttttgaaaactgatgtccaaacacattttcatcttcaaaccaaatttcaccCAAACAAATTTTTCATAACAAATTTGGAAATCTATAGCCAAACGCTAGCTCAGTCTTTGActagtagaggtcgaggcagaggtagaggttccagttcaggtggtaaccagAATAGTAGCTATTCTTTAGCGAGTCAAAAGGACcaagagtcttcaccagacgttgtgacag ACCCAGCATCTACTTTATcgtgtattaccccatttgtcgtggggaagtttg TTTgtggtcgtcagacctcagccgacctagttgagctagagatgttggattttgatgctatcatgggcatggactggttggcagcttgctatgccacagttcaTTGTCGAGCAACGACAGCTAGATTTCATTTtctgggtgagccagtccttgaatgggtaggtaatacagcgacacccagaggtaggtttatttcctatctgaaggcgatgAAAATGTTCGccaaagggtgcatttatcatattgtgcgagttagagatgcagatgctgagatacctacacttcagtctattccagtagtcaaaGAGTACGCAGATGTATTTCTagatgaacttccag CATATTTGGGGCACATTGTATGCGATGGAGATATAAAGGTatacactcagaagattgaggatgtgaaatcctggcctagacctaccactccgacagag aaagcaactaagtttcagtggacagaggATTGCAAGAAGAGTTTCCAAGAACTTAAGAACAGGTTGAACTCAGGGCCAGTtttaacacttccagagggtcaagatggttatgccatgtattgtgatgcctcaggtgtcgagTTAGGATGTGTCATGATGTAA